A window of Maioricimonas rarisocia genomic DNA:
TGCCGTAGAGCGAGTGCCATCCAGCACTCTTCGTGGAGAATGGGAGTGCCGTCCGGTGTAAAGAGCCGAAAGGAGCCACAGAACTGATCGACCCGGTCGTGGATCTTCGGGGCCCGTCCCCAGAGTTCGACGGCCCGTTCGTTGAAGTACGTGATCAGGCCGTTTTTGTCGCAGGTGTAGGCCGCGGCCGGGAGCTTCTCGAGAAGCGAGAGGAACCGCTTCTCGACCTGGTACCGGGCCCGTTCGGCCTCGCATTTTTCGGTGATGTCCTGGAAGACGTTGACTGCACCGATCAGCGTTCCCGAATCATCCCGGATCGGATCGATCGACACCGATATGAACCGCCGCGAACCGTCAGGGCGTTCGATCACGACCTGTTCGATCCGTTGGGGCTCCCCCGTCCGCAGGGCCTCGGCCATCGGGCACTCGACGTGCGGAAGATACTGCCCGTCCGGTTGATAGAGTTTGTGGGATCCGCAGAAGCGTTCCCCCGGATCGCCGACGCGCGGTCGCCGCCCCCAGAGTTCCTCCGCCGCGCGGTTCCAGTTCAGCAGCAGCCCACTGGCATCACAGAAGTAAACGGCGACGGGAAGCAGGTTGAGCAGACGCGGGTCCATTCCCCAGATCGCCTCGGTCTGGAGAGGACCGCAAAGTGCCGCATCGATCTCGGCTCCACCGGGCCGGGATGTATCCGCCATGAGTCAGCGTCCAGTTTGACCCGATTCTCGGTATTTCTTTCTGAAGGCCACCGGTGGGCAAAGCATGGTGTCAGGCGACGGGAACGGAACCCGACCGCACCCAGTGTTCCGAGGGAAGTTGACTGGTGCGGGAGAACCGAGTCCAGAGAATCTCGAAATCGTCTGCACCCGGTAGACACGGTCCATGTGACTACGAACCGTAAACCCTGTACAGATCGGTCGTTTCGCCTCGATGAACGACGTGGTTGCCATCTCGCGGAAGCCTGCGTCGAATCACCCATTCCACTGGCCCCGGAACGAGAGAAACTTCGGTGACATTTTCACCTGCATGTGCCGCAAAATCAAGAAGGCCTTCGGGCAGTCCCTGATTGACGCTGCAAGGTCGACGTTCGGTGAAGCGGGCCGCGCAGCCGCGGAAAGCAGGGCGGAACTTAAGGTGTCGCTTCGCCCGGGATCGCATCACTTTTGAGTCCATCGAGGTATTCGTGGACGGCTGCGTAATCGGGGCGAATTGTCAGGGCCGCTTCGTACTGTGCGACCGCATCGGGGAGCAGTCCCAGATAGTGGCAGGCGAGTCCCAGGTAGAACCGTGTCGCCGCGTCGTCGGGGGCGATCGCGGCAGTTTTCCGCAGCAGGGACTGCGCCTCGGCATACTCACCCTGGGCGAGCAGGACGATGCCCCGGGCCCGGTCGACGCGGTGATCCTCGGGGGCGTCCCTATGGGCACGATCAAGCAGGACCATCGCTTCTTCAAACCGGCCGTCACCCGCCAGCGCCCGTGCTTCGGACTCGAACGGTGGCAGTTGCCAGATGTCTGCTGCCGTCTGCGGACGCGAGTCGGCCAACCGGTGGGCGTTCAGGTTTCCTGCCGAAGTGTACGACGTGTCGCTCGCTTCGAGTCGTTTGATCGCGAGTCGGGCGGCGGCGTACTCCGGATCGATCTCGAGGGCAATGCGGTAGAACTCCAGAGCGGCGGTCGGTTCGCCGGCCGCTTCCAGGGCGCAGGCGAGGTTGTAGCGCGGTGCGGCGCTTTGCGGCCTGAGCGCGACGGCGGCCGTCAGGTAGCGGATTGATTCGTGGTCAATCCGGTCGTGCGCCATGCTGTTGAGTGCAACGCCGAGATAATGATTCGGCCAGAACTCGTGAGGATGGGCCCGCTGAGCGATTCGCAGACAGGCAACGGCCGTTTCCCGTTCGTCGAGTGCGAACAGGACTCCACTGAGAAACAGCAGAGCAGAGAGGGAACGCGACCCGAGATCCGGCTGACCCGCCAGCGCCCGCAGCTGATCCACGTCGAAGGCGCGAGCTGCATCGCGAAGCTGTTCGGCCCAGAGGGACGGTGAGACGTCGGCGAGTGTCTGGCGGACCCATAACGATTCTTCGCCTCCGCAGACGAGCCTCAGAGTCTGCTCGACATCATTGGACGGACGAATGCGCAGCCGGATGGACGTGCCGGGCGGCTGGTTGAGCTGGCGGTACACCTGTTGTTTCGTCATGCCCGCGAACGGGACCAGCCGACCGTTCTCGGTGACGAGACCGACCAGTTCGTCGTGTGGCTTCAGAGTTCCGTCGAGGGCGGCCGGTCCGCCAGCGACGATCCCTGCGACGGTGCAGACCGTTTCGGTGACCCGGACGTAAACGCCCGGACCGACCGGCGCCTCGCTGAGCCAGAACTCCAGCGCGTCGCCGATCTCCTCGTGCAGGATCGCCGGCGTCGAAAGCAGAGCGCGAGCGGCGGCCTGGGGGGCGACTTTCCGGGGCACGACGCCGAAGCCAATCAGGGCCTCCTTCATCTGATTGATGTCGGCGAACGCCATGGCGGACGTGTTGCGACGGACGGTGGAGTTGTGAGTGGCGCGATTTCGTGCTTCTTCGAGGTTGTGAACCAGCGCAAGCGCTCTGCGATCCTTTTCGACCTCGGTGAGCTGCTGTTTGACGCGTTCGGCGAGACCATGCAGTTCCGGTTCGCCGGTCACAAGCAGCTGTGCCTGGCTGCAGGCGGCCGCGATCTGCGGAAGCTGCGATTCCAGGAGCTGGCGGTCCTTTCGGGCCAGCCGGTGATGGGCTCGTGCCTCGTCGAGAATCTGTGTGATCTCGTCCTGCAGTCGCAGCGTCCGGGCGTGTTCCTGCCGAGACGCCTGCACATGGTCGTAGGCGATGGCCCCGGCGGCGACGATGATTGTGGCAAGTACGGCGGCGGCCGAGAGAACCGTGCGCCGGTGCCGGCGAACATACTTTCGAAGGCGGTAGCTCAGGGCCGGAGCGACTGCCGTGACCGGACGATGGTCGAGAAATCGATCGAGATCGTCCGCAAAGTCGTCTGCGGTGGCGTATCGATCCGTGCGCTCGGGCGCGAGGGCCCGCAGCGTGATCCAGTCCAGATCCGACGGGAGTGCTGCCAGCTGCTGTACGGTCATCGAACGGGTCTCTGCCAGCCTGACACGGGTGGCAGCGTCGAAGCGGCGGAGGCGATGGCGGGGACGTTCCGGCTCGAACTCTGTGATCGTGTTCAGGACCCCGGCAAGGCTGCTGCCGGTCTGCTGATCGAACCGGATCGGCGGCGAATCCGTCAGCAGCGCGTACATCAGCCCCCCCAGGGCGAAGACGTCGGTTCGCGCGTCGATGGCGTCACCACGGGCCTGCTCAGGGCTCATGTAAGCCGGCGTGCCGAGGATCTCGCCGGCACGCGTCTGCTCGGCGGCAAAGGGGGAATCATCTCCCAGGGCTTTGGCGATTCCGAAATCGATGATCCTGATCTGCGGCTTCGGACGGTCTTCTGCGACGAGAATGTTGCCCGGTTTGAGATCCCGGTGGACAAACCCCTGAGAATGGGCGTAGTGGACGGCGTGGCAGACCCGGGCCAGCAGGCGCAGCCGCTCTTCGATGGTCAGCTTGTGCCGGTTGCAGAATTCATCGATGGGCAGGCCGCGGCAGTACTCCATGACGAAGTAGGGATCGCCGTCGCGGGTCGTGTCGGCATCGAAGACGCAGGCGATGTCGGGATGATCCATCCGGGCCAGCGTCTGCCGTTCCAGGTGGAAACGGTCAATGACGCGGGAATTGGCCAGATCGCTCTGGATCATCTTCAGGGCGACCGTACGCCGGACTGGATGGGTTTGCTCGGCCTGATAAACGGTCCCCATGCCGCCCGAACCGATGATTCCGTCAATCCGGTACCGGCCGATCTGCCGGCCGAGATTCGGATCGGTCTCTGCCGGCGATGGGCAGGAATCGTCCGGGACCGCTGCCTCGGAAGTGCCAGCTGCGAACCGGCCCCCTGCCAAGGTGGCGTCGTGATCGGCGGCAACATCCGCCTGCGGCCGGCCCTCGGCGACGGTGACATCGGCGAGCCGGGTCTTTGCGATTGAAGCCAGGTTCGGGGGGAGGTGGGACTCAGTGGCAGACACGGTTGCGCCCACAGCTCTTGGCTTCGTAGAGAAACGCGTCGGCGGCGGCGATGATTGCCTGGTCCGGGGCCAGTTCGTCCGGGCCGAGGGTCGTCGTGTCAGCCACGCCCAGGCTGATGGTGACCGTAATCGGGCCGTCGGTTGTCTCGAACGCTGATGCGGCAACCGTTTCGCGGCACCGTTCGGCGACGATCGCGGCCTGGCTGGTGTTCATTTCCGGAATGAGCAGTGCGAACTCCTCGCCGCCGTAGCGGGCAAGAACAACGTGCGATTCGACGACGTTGCGGACTCGTGCAACCAGTTCCTGCAGGATCTGATCTCCGGGCAGGTGGCCGTGCGTGTCGTTGATCGATTTGAAGTGGTCGACATCGAACAGGACCAGTGACAGCGGTCGGTCCGTATTCAGGCTCCGTCGCGTTTCGCGTTTGAGGATGTCGACGAAGGCCCGTTTGTTGGTCGCTCCGGTCAGGCCGTCTTCGGTCATCATGCAGTAGACGGCGTCGTAGTACTGCGACTCGAGTTCGTCGCTGGAGAGGAGCTTGAAGATGTGTTTGCCGATGCGGATGCGGTCACCCGGTGCGATGACCTGCTCGGTGACAGGTCGGTCATTGACGAAGGTGCCGTTCGTGCTCCCCAGGTCGACCGCCACATAGTCGCCGTCGCGACGTTCAATCCGCAGGTGCTGACGGGAGACCGCGTCGTCGTCGACGGTGATGGCACACTGGGCACTGCGGCCGATCGTCAGCCCCAGTTCGGGCAGGTAGATCAGCCCCTTGTGGATGTCGACCGGATGGATCTGCAGCAGTTTTCCGGGGCCGCTCGTCCGCGGCGTCTCCATGGCCTCCTGCAGGGAGGCGGTTGTTTTCCACAGGGCTTCGGTCACAGCTCCAGTCCTTCCGTCAACGTGCGGCATCAATCGCGGCGCTTCTCCTTTCTTACCTTGCGTTGAAACAGAGCGGCGGGTTTGAGGTCCGCGGCGACGTGTTGCAGTTTGACTCGGGCCGCGTAATGAAGATGGCGGTTCTTCCGGCGATGCCGAATGCCGGGGATGGCGTGCGGGCGGAAGCTGGGAGTCGAAGCGGACAATCTTGGGGGCGGCGGCGATTCCTCTTTACGTCATCCCGCCTCGAAAAGCATACTGGCGACATCTCTGCGGCTCGGCAGGCCGCTCTCTGCCTCCCGCCTTTTCAGGAGTTACTGCAGTGCGCGCGCAAATCCGTCATTTCAGTCTGGTGGCCCTGTTGCTGCTCATTGGCGTGCCGGCGGTTGCTGAGGACGCGCAGTCGAAAGATGCTGAACGCACGAGCGGTCCCGCGTCAGAGCAGGAGGCGATCCAGGCTCTGCAGGGAAACTGGAGGCTGGTGGACGTGACGTTCGACGGTGAGCCTTCAGACGGCACTTTGCCGGATCAATTGCTGACGGTCCGCGGTAGGAACGTCCACTTCCGCCACGGGGACGGCAGTGAGCACGAATCTCAGCGGATGTACTCGGTGAACCCGCACCGGGAACCGGCAGAGTTGACCATGTACGGTGACAATTTCCTGATCCAGGCGATCTACCGGATCGATGGCCACAGGCTGACCATTGCTTTCCACGGTCGATCCGAGCAGGCGCGTCCCGAGTCGTTTGAGGCGGACGGAACGAGTGAGGCCGGACCGCTGTGTACGTGGACCTATCGGCGGGTGGAGTAGGTTGGCCGATGGCACGCGGTTTTCAGAACGAGGCATCTTGAATGAGCACCGTTTCCTATCCGCATCTCTCAATTGACGAGGACGGGGGCGCCCGCATCGGCCGGACCCGCTACACGGTGCTGCATCTGGCGACCGAGCATTACCATTTCGGGTGGTCGGCGGAGGAACTTCTGCGACAACACCCCGATTTGCGCCCCGAGGAAGTCTACGCGGCGATGACGTATTTCTATGACCACCACGACAAAATGGTGGCCGAGATGAACGAGCAGGCGACCGCTGCGGAGGGACTTCGAGGTTCAGGCCAACTCTCGAGGGACGAGTTGCTCCGTCGGCGCAGCGGAGCGGAACAGGTGGCGATCGACGTCAGATGGAACACGCGTCCTACGGCTTGCCTCTACCTCTTTGGGCGTGATCCTCAGTCATGAAACGCTGGTTACTGCTTGTCTCAGCGCTGGTGGCGCTCAATGTGTTGATGATTGCTCACCTTGGTTCGGCGACAAATGAACCAGCCGCCTGGCGTCATCGGACAATCAATCAAGACACTCGCTCACCCGTGTTGCCGCAAGAGCAACGCATCCGCGAGTACATCAAGCGTGTCGATCAGGAAGACCTCGAAGCGCTCGTTGATGGCTTGAACAGTCACGAGGACCTGGTTGCTCGAGTCTGGAGCCGGTCGAATGATCTCGCTCCCGAGATGGCCTTTCAGGCCTGCCTGGCGAACCGGCGCCTCGCGAAACTGTTCGCATTGATGCAACAGATGCCCCCGGCAGAAGCAGAAGGACTCGCGATACGGCTCTTCGAGGCGAAGTTCGCAAAGCATGTCGAGGACCTGGCACGCATTGAATCTTTGCATCGCTCGGGGAAAACCTCACCCGTGCGGATCCCAGCGTTCGAGAATGCGGTCGCCCTGGCGGCGTCCGTTTTCCTGTCGGCACGGTTTTGCGACACAGAGGAATTCCTCAGACAGGTGGATGTCTGGGATGAGTTCGGACGGGACCTCATCGAACGCATCGAGAGTGACGAGACGCATCTGGCAATGATGCGAGGTGACGCCGAGATGTGGGGAGGCCCGCAGGACCTTTATCTCGTCAACCTGTATATGTCCGTTCTTCGCGAACGTTTCGGCATCACGCCGAAGCAGCTTGCTGCCGACAGGATCATTCCCGGGACACTCCAGTGGAAGACACGTGAACTCGTCTCGTTTGATTCCGCTGTTGGCCCTTACGACTTTCCGCATCAATCAGGTGGCAGGACGATCGCGACCGAAGACGTGTTGATGCACTTTGACGTTGTCGACTTCTGGGGTTTTCGCCCGAAGGAGTTCAAGAGGGACGTCGTAAGCAACCTGCGAGGAGCCATTGACGGCTGCCTGCACGAGGAAAGTGCGAAGTGAGGCGGCAGGCGTCCCCGCTCGCGCGATGACAGTGGATGCCGCGGCTCGGTGGCTGTGGTTTTCTTCCTTCGAGGCGTTGCGGCGCGATGGCCACCCGCGCCCCGTTGCCTGCCGCTCGAAATGCCGGGACCGGTCCCGTCCTGCTTTCTTCCGCGAGTCCCACTGCCTTGCTTCTCGCGCCTGCTCCCGTGGCTTCGCTCGCGTGACTCGCTCCAGCCACGGCCACCCGGCCGCGCTCGCGAGTGCGGGCATTGCTCGAGCACGGCTCACAGAGCCGTGGCACGCAGGTTGATCAGCTCTGCGCGTCTCCCCCGAAAACAGACCCTGTTGCCGCGTCAGACGGTTCCGGGAGTTCCACTCGATTCGCTCGTTCCAGTCCCGGCCACGCATCACTGCGGGTGCCACTGGCGGCTTGCTCCGCCAGTGCGAACGTCATTCACGCGCATGCTCGCCTTGAACAGGCGGGCCACGGGTGCCCGGCGCCGCCAGAGACTGCGGGCATTCCCCTCACACGGCTCACAGAGCCGTGGCACGCAGAGCGATGGCACGCAGGTTTGTCAGCTTTCCGTGTCTGCACGCCTTCTGAAAAACAGACGCTCTCGCCGCGTCAGACGGTTCCGGGGGCTCCACTCGCTTTGCTCGTTCCGACCCCGGCCACCCGTCCGAACACCGCCGTTTCTGAACGAAATGCGAATTTCGGCACGTTTGTTCAGAAAAAACCGCGTGTTTGGACGAATCGGGTCCGATGAGTCTTGACGGCGAAGTCGGAACCCCTACTATTCCGCCGCTTTACTGGATCTTTTACTTTTTGACACAGCGAGTCTGAGTTGATCATGAAGACGATCATCGCGACGGCACTGCGCAAGCTCCGGGCGGGTGGCCCGCAGCGCCCCCTCGAAATTGGTTGCGGCGAATTTCTCGCCCTGGTTGGATTCGATGCCGATGCGCTCGATCCGGTCCGGGCCGAAGAACTGGCCGCCGAATACACGCACCAGCCCGCGGTTCATCAGGCACTGGTCGTGCTGAGCGAATCGGGCAACGGCGGGATCGTCCAGCTCGGCTGTGGCGACGTGCTCAACGCACTGGGCAGCGACGCGGATGAGCTCTACAAGACGCTCAAGCCGATGCCGGCCAGCCGCGTCCGCGACGAACTCGACACGTTCGTCAGCCGCGTCGAAGCCGCCTACACGCCGGCGACCCGGGCTCTGCTCGCTGCCGAGTAGTCTCCTGCTCAGCTCCTGCCACGGCGACGATTCGTGGCGGAGTCGCTGATGCTCGCTGCGTCCGCTCTGACGCAGTCGGAAAGATCCAGTGCCAACGGGGCGGACGGTCTGTTCCGCCCCCGGCCGGGGTCGCTTCCGCACATCGTTCGCAAACATTGCGGAAACGGTGCAGGTTCGCTGCTGCGCGGTCCGCTCCGGTGGACATCGCCGATGTGATCGCTGAAGATGGACGGAAACCCTTTCTTCGTGCTGTGGCACAAAAAAGGAGTCCGTCTTGTCTGCCAGCGATCCGTACAGTGCTTCACGACGCAACTTCCTGCTTCAGGCGGGAGGCGGCTTTGGCGCAGTTGCCTGCGCCGCAATGCTTGCCGGCGAGACGAACCGCACGCT
This region includes:
- a CDS encoding protein kinase domain-containing protein; the encoded protein is MSATESHLPPNLASIAKTRLADVTVAEGRPQADVAADHDATLAGGRFAAGTSEAAVPDDSCPSPAETDPNLGRQIGRYRIDGIIGSGGMGTVYQAEQTHPVRRTVALKMIQSDLANSRVIDRFHLERQTLARMDHPDIACVFDADTTRDGDPYFVMEYCRGLPIDEFCNRHKLTIEERLRLLARVCHAVHYAHSQGFVHRDLKPGNILVAEDRPKPQIRIIDFGIAKALGDDSPFAAEQTRAGEILGTPAYMSPEQARGDAIDARTDVFALGGLMYALLTDSPPIRFDQQTGSSLAGVLNTITEFEPERPRHRLRRFDAATRVRLAETRSMTVQQLAALPSDLDWITLRALAPERTDRYATADDFADDLDRFLDHRPVTAVAPALSYRLRKYVRRHRRTVLSAAAVLATIIVAAGAIAYDHVQASRQEHARTLRLQDEITQILDEARAHHRLARKDRQLLESQLPQIAAACSQAQLLVTGEPELHGLAERVKQQLTEVEKDRRALALVHNLEEARNRATHNSTVRRNTSAMAFADINQMKEALIGFGVVPRKVAPQAAARALLSTPAILHEEIGDALEFWLSEAPVGPGVYVRVTETVCTVAGIVAGGPAALDGTLKPHDELVGLVTENGRLVPFAGMTKQQVYRQLNQPPGTSIRLRIRPSNDVEQTLRLVCGGEESLWVRQTLADVSPSLWAEQLRDAARAFDVDQLRALAGQPDLGSRSLSALLFLSGVLFALDERETAVACLRIAQRAHPHEFWPNHYLGVALNSMAHDRIDHESIRYLTAAVALRPQSAAPRYNLACALEAAGEPTAALEFYRIALEIDPEYAAARLAIKRLEASDTSYTSAGNLNAHRLADSRPQTAADIWQLPPFESEARALAGDGRFEEAMVLLDRAHRDAPEDHRVDRARGIVLLAQGEYAEAQSLLRKTAAIAPDDAATRFYLGLACHYLGLLPDAVAQYEAALTIRPDYAAVHEYLDGLKSDAIPGEATP
- a CDS encoding GGDEF domain-containing protein codes for the protein MTEALWKTTASLQEAMETPRTSGPGKLLQIHPVDIHKGLIYLPELGLTIGRSAQCAITVDDDAVSRQHLRIERRDGDYVAVDLGSTNGTFVNDRPVTEQVIAPGDRIRIGKHIFKLLSSDELESQYYDAVYCMMTEDGLTGATNKRAFVDILKRETRRSLNTDRPLSLVLFDVDHFKSINDTHGHLPGDQILQELVARVRNVVESHVVLARYGGEEFALLIPEMNTSQAAIVAERCRETVAASAFETTDGPITVTISLGVADTTTLGPDELAPDQAIIAAADAFLYEAKSCGRNRVCH
- a CDS encoding TIGR03067 domain-containing protein produces the protein MRAQIRHFSLVALLLLIGVPAVAEDAQSKDAERTSGPASEQEAIQALQGNWRLVDVTFDGEPSDGTLPDQLLTVRGRNVHFRHGDGSEHESQRMYSVNPHREPAELTMYGDNFLIQAIYRIDGHRLTIAFHGRSEQARPESFEADGTSEAGPLCTWTYRRVE
- a CDS encoding DUF433 domain-containing protein, which codes for MSTVSYPHLSIDEDGGARIGRTRYTVLHLATEHYHFGWSAEELLRQHPDLRPEEVYAAMTYFYDHHDKMVAEMNEQATAAEGLRGSGQLSRDELLRRRSGAEQVAIDVRWNTRPTACLYLFGRDPQS